The proteins below come from a single Leptospiraceae bacterium genomic window:
- a CDS encoding WHG domain-containing protein codes for MPRQGLNRSAVIEAAIEFANQESFQALSLGSIARKLAIKPPSLYKHINSLEDLQDELGIRGATELTKKILSIEKKNNPKKELFEACLVYRNYALEHKALYDAIQPAMNRRSKEFQNVATLLLESIIPFVFALKVPKKNLIHAVRSLRSLLHGFIELERQGGFGMHEDINDSFKMLIKIYTEGISVSK; via the coding sequence ATGCCAAGACAGGGACTCAATCGAAGCGCAGTTATCGAAGCGGCCATCGAGTTTGCAAATCAAGAAAGTTTCCAAGCTCTCTCTCTAGGATCTATCGCTCGAAAACTTGCTATTAAACCACCTTCTCTCTACAAACATATCAACAGTTTAGAAGATTTACAAGATGAATTAGGAATTCGCGGAGCAACAGAATTAACAAAAAAAATTCTATCCATAGAAAAGAAAAACAATCCTAAAAAAGAATTATTCGAAGCCTGTTTGGTTTATCGTAATTATGCGTTAGAGCACAAAGCTCTATATGATGCAATCCAACCGGCAATGAATAGGCGCTCAAAAGAATTTCAGAATGTAGCTACTTTACTTCTTGAATCTATTATTCCATTTGTTTTTGCCCTAAAAGTCCCAAAAAAAAATCTTATTCATGCCGTTCGATCTCTGAGAAGTTTGTTGCACGGGTTTATCGAATTAGAAAGACAAGGTGGTTTTGGAATGCATGAAGACATAAACGATAGTTTTAAGATGTTGATAAAAATATATACAGAAGGAATTTCAGTCTCCAAATAA
- a CDS encoding hybrid sensor histidine kinase/response regulator: MKPEKILIVDDNVQNIQILGRILSENGYELVIATGGEEAIKILKRIPVDLILLDINMPGLNGYETFEKIREIDKTKDIPIIFISALAEQEEKIKGLQIGASDYITKPFNKTELLLRIKVHLELKTKKEELQKKNEKIQELLRVLLHDLKNPLTGSRSLLELFREDKSLIEESLPMLFYSIDACLNIINSIRELNSIEDGKMELTLVPINLKEAIINANSLLTSKFEMKNISIELHIPEDLKILADQTIFSHSIMSNLIANAIKFSYSNSSIIISAEQKGNYVKISIRDFGIGIPEKLLKDVFSFTKPTSRKGTAGEKGTGYGMPLVNKFIEKLNGSIEIQSEVENEQKKGTEVILTIPSANLAK, from the coding sequence ATGAAACCAGAAAAAATACTTATTGTTGACGATAACGTCCAAAATATTCAAATTCTAGGAAGAATTCTCTCTGAAAATGGATATGAATTAGTAATTGCCACAGGCGGTGAAGAAGCTATAAAAATCCTAAAACGAATACCAGTCGATTTAATTTTGCTCGATATAAATATGCCTGGACTAAATGGTTATGAAACATTTGAAAAAATAAGAGAAATCGATAAAACAAAAGATATACCAATTATTTTTATCAGTGCTTTAGCAGAACAAGAGGAAAAAATAAAAGGCTTACAAATTGGCGCGAGTGATTACATTACTAAACCATTTAATAAAACAGAGTTATTACTTAGAATTAAAGTTCATCTAGAACTAAAAACCAAAAAAGAAGAACTACAAAAGAAGAACGAAAAAATTCAAGAACTTCTGAGAGTTCTACTGCACGATTTAAAGAATCCTCTTACAGGATCACGAAGTCTTTTAGAACTTTTTCGCGAAGACAAAAGTTTAATAGAAGAAAGTCTTCCAATGCTATTTTATTCGATAGATGCATGTTTGAATATAATAAATTCCATTAGAGAATTAAATTCAATTGAAGACGGCAAAATGGAATTAACCTTAGTTCCTATTAATCTAAAAGAAGCAATTATTAATGCAAACTCTTTACTCACTTCAAAATTTGAAATGAAAAATATATCAATCGAACTTCATATTCCAGAAGATTTAAAAATATTGGCTGACCAAACTATTTTCAGCCACTCGATTATGAGTAATTTAATAGCTAATGCAATAAAATTTTCTTATTCAAACTCAAGTATCATAATTTCAGCAGAACAAAAAGGAAACTATGTAAAAATTTCAATTCGTGATTTTGGAATAGGAATCCCTGAAAAATTATTAAAGGATGTATTTAGTTTCACTAAACCAACTAGCAGAAAAGGTACAGCAGGCGAAAAAGGAACTGGATACGGCATGCCTTTGGTAAATAAATTCATAGAAAAATTAAATGGTTCAATAGAAATTCAATCAGAAGTAGAGAACGAACAAAAAAAAGGGACAGAAGTGATACTTACTATTCCATCTGCAAACTTAGCGAAATAA